A DNA window from Plasmodium vinckei vinckei genome assembly, chromosome: PVVCY_10 contains the following coding sequences:
- a CDS encoding GTPase-activating protein, putative codes for MNNQTLFSENTSNNINDKTLEFDKQNGNKLESRVCPKNAQYISERMLSPDNKFDINKTQNADSLLSTEMSIPINKEFTEQDKKHIEELEKDYNINKNKDIYPKLGEEYCKSIDEENEYLEEWDVVRKRIFDPTLGLRKHYAKELLSCGEKNNTRILEKWSSMINRNINWFMKAHKTTFIRRVKRGIPQKYRWKVWMHITNSISLVNKFEKRYYYLYKKTSNYSNLIYIDISRTFPELLIFDKYAQEQLYRILNAYANYESSVGYCQGMNFIVGLLLIVSNFNELETFCVLVSLMDNYHLKNFYKEKFPLLNRFIYVFEKILKFEVPDLFEHFNNEEVHPPVYLHQWLLTLFIASLPIKSVIVIWDYLFSTSIKMILIISVALLKILKNYLIKNNFEKILKLLKSMKYNESNDDILIAKLLIKKSELVILNTGLAYIFENIEREDIPLDVKFKFSINNITNFHFKTVTPNYSKNEIENDGNQNNISQPNNTTFSDLDGVSLLNFFSTNILPKSNFNQVKEDKELKQDANYDLKAIEKTESQNNINEIYYKMLSSNEKNQLSESDNDLPSDHKIDDDQDANQDDNINLKQMNFEKHNSINNKNDRKKNSDNIKRHAYYKSSQNNDDPFCNNYVIQDKTKQARQKISEEEKNDIYFTHGFKNENKQSQTNLTDKTKNKKQFKYNDKDKEQDNDNAHTSDSSEELPYTTTNGDKEESILNISDYIDNNKNSNPNNEGENNSEENGLSFFNMIQSYAKDNNWFDVSSINKYYNFNKGSSDLELDSMGINKKDKFGDSN; via the coding sequence ATGAATAACCAAACACTTTTTAGTGAAAACACAtcaaacaatataaatgacAAAACATTGGAATTTGATAaacaaaatggaaataaactTGAATCTAGAGTGTGCCCAAAAAATGCACAATATATATCTGAACGTATGCTAAGCCCAGACAACAAATtcgatataaataaaacacaaAATGCAGATTCCTTACTATCAACAGAAATGAGCATACCTATTAATAAAGAATTCACAGAACaagataaaaaacatattgaAGAATTGGAAAAagattataatataaataaaaataaagacatCTATCCAAAGTTAGGAGAAGAATATTGTAAATCAAttgatgaagaaaatgaatatcTTGAAGAATGGGATGTAGTtagaaaaagaatatttgACCCCACTCTAGGACTTCGAAAACATTATGCTAaagaattattatcatgtggtgaaaaaaataatacacgTATTCTAGAAAAATGGTCATCTATGATTAatagaaatattaattGGTTCATGAAAGCACATAAAACTACATTCATTAGAAGAGTAAAAAGAGGTATTCCACAAAAATATCGATGGAAAGTTTGGATGCATATAACTAATAGTATAAGCTtagtaaataaatttgaaaaaagatattattatttatataaaaaaacatcaaATTATAGTAatctaatatatatagatatatctAGAACTTTTCcagaattattaatttttgataaatatgCTCAAGAACAATTATATAGAATATTAAATGCATATGCAAATTATGAGTCATCAGTGGGATATTGTCAAGGAATGAATTTTATAGTTGGCTTACTTCTTATTGTTAGTAATTTTAATGAGCTCGAAACATTTTGTGTTCTAGTAAGTTTAATGgataattatcatttaaaaaatttttataaagaaaaatttcCATTACTTAAtagatttatatatgtctttgaaaaaatattaaaattcgAAGTACCAGATTTATTTgaacattttaataatgaagaagTACATCCACCAGTATACTTACATCAATGGCTATtaactttatttattgCTAGCTTGCCAATAAAAAGTGTCATAGTTATATGGGATTACCTATTTAGTACTAGCATCAAAATGATTCTAATAATTTCAGTtgcattattaaaaattttaaaaaattatctaattaaaaataattttgaaaaaattctTAAACTACTTAAATCaatgaaatataatgaaagtaatgatgatatattaattgCAAAACtgctaataaaaaaatcagagcttgttattttaaatactggattagcatatatttttgaaaatattgaaagAGAAGATATCCCATTAGAtgttaaatttaaattctctatcaataatattacaaattttcattttaaaaCTGTAACTCcaaattattcaaaaaatgaaattgaaaatgatggaaatcaaaataatatatctcAACCAAATAATACAACCTTTTCAGATCTAGATGGTgtatcattattaaattttttttctacaaaCATTTTACCTAAATCTAATTTTAATCAAGTTAAAGAAGATAAAGAACTTAAACAAGATGCTAATTATGATTTAAAGGCTATTGAAAAAACAGAAagtcaaaataatattaatgaaatatattataaaatgttgagtagtaatgaaaaaaatcaacTAAGTGAAAGTGACAATGATTTACCATCGGATCATAAAATAGACGACGATCAAGATGCAAATCAAGATGACAACATAAATCTTAAACAAATGAATTTTGAAAAACATAattcaataaataataaaaatgatagaaaaaaaaactctgataatataaaacgACATGCTTATTATAAAAGTTCTCAAAACAATGATGATCcattttgtaataattatgttatacaagataaaacaaaacaagcacgacaaaaaattagtgaagaagaaaaaaatgatatatattttacccacggatttaaaaatgaaaataaacaatCTCAAACTAATCTAActgataaaacaaaaaataaaaaacaatttaaatataatgacaAAGATAAAGAACAAGATAATGACAATGCACATACAAGTGATAGTAGTGAAGAATTGCCATATACTACAACTAATGGTGATAAAGAAGAaagtatattaaatatttctgattatatagataataataaaaatagtaatcCCAATAATGAAGGAGAAAATAATTCGGAAGAAAATGGACTAAGCTTTTTCAATATGATACAATCATATGCTAAAGATAATAATTGGTTTGATGTATCGTCAATAAATAAgtattacaattttaataaaggATCTTCAGATCTAGAATTAGATAGCATGGGAATTAACAAAAAGGACAAGTTCGGAGATAGTAACTAA
- a CDS encoding ATP-dependent protease ATPase subunit ClpY, putative, with protein sequence MKKLDAHKYIKLVNFLNKKKEYVPFNFNHVKNKGQDKNIHNCQTSIKREALNSIGQNSHINATTTTNNNNNNNDKFNESLKTFTNKTECVTTTDCNNNNSFLSNKPKGRKHIFSLPNKKYNKNDLVIKINYKTNEEMANMQPIRSDKLSNSNLRETEFKLKKATMFMNPNPHEGLENSNNTLQNRSERHSYDKYRSVQMNNSIDVFSNLENEKKAENCDYAASNNVSRNNSEDVPETEKIINLTNKRINEINYDEYENCAKVKITKENIININGITEGKKKKYFGSEEGNNNDGEIENDGNKDNMNNEESKNSMNSNENNNKTNDKTRKKSNNKCLYPHEIVEYLNKYIIGQSEAKKVVANALRQRWRRTQLDDDMKKDVIPKNILMIGPTGVGKTEIARRISMFIDAPFIKVEATKFTEVGFHGKDVDQIIKDLVEIAVKRQKNKMETEIKEQAEEAVNNIILYSLLGSGVKEEEKKIWKKYLKEGLLDDKIINIDIPNYINNNNNMFTNDSVENAVKEALSNHQNIKSVKIIHQNMNKQNDKKTMTIKEAKQKLLQIEIDSSINQDAILKTAISSVEEEGIVFIDEIDKICSKSSSSYNGPDASAEGVQRDLLPLIEGCVINTKYGNINTNYILFIASGAFQRVKPNDMLNELQGRLPVHVNLSSLSIKDFIEILTKTHNNLLKQNIALLKTEGIDLQFTDDAIESIANAAHDMNTYIENIGVRRLHTIIEKIMEEINYDVHKNANKSIIIDKEVVKKSLEGFIKQFDLKKYII encoded by the coding sequence atgaaaaagcTTGATGCtcacaaatatattaagttagttaattttttaaataaaaaaaaagaatatgtcccctttaattttaatcatgtgaaaaataaaggacaagataaaaatattcataattgTCAAACCTCAATAAAAAGAGAGGCACTAAATAGTATAGGACAAAATAGTCATATAAATGCTACTACTActactaataataataataataataatgataaatttaatgaGAGTTTAAAAACGTTTACCAACAAAACAGAATGTGTGACTACAACGgattgtaataataataattcttttCTTTCAAACAAGCCAAAAGGAagaaaacatatattttcactaccaaataaaaaatataacaagaATGAtttagtaataaaaataaattataaaactaATGAAGAGATGGCAAATATGCAGCCAATACGATCTGACAAATTAAGTAATTCCAATTTAAGAGAAACTGAATTTAAATTGAAAAAGGCTACCATGTTTATGAATCCCAATCCTCATGAGGGTTTAGAAAATTCTAATAATACTTTACAAAATAGATCGGAAAGACATAGTTATGACAAATACAGGTCAGTGCAAATGAATAATAGCATTGATGTGTTTAGTAATttggaaaatgaaaaaaaagcgGAAAATTGTGATTATGCTGCAAGTAATAATGTAAGCAGAAACAACTCGGAGGATGTCCCTGAAACAgaaaagataataaatttgacaaacaaaagaattaatgaaataaattatgatgAATATGAAAACTGTGCTAAAGttaaaattacaaaagaaaatattataaatataaacgGAATAACAGaagggaaaaaaaaaaaatattttgggTCTGAAgaaggaaataataatgacggagaaatagaaaatgatggaaataaagataatatgaataatgaagaaagtaaaaatagCATGAAtagtaatgaaaataataataaaacaaatgataagacaagaaaaaaaagtaataataaatgtttatatCCCCATGAAATAgtagaatatttaaataaatatataataggtCAATCTGAAGCAAAAAAAGTTGTAGCAAATGCATTAAGACAAAGATGGAGGAGAACACAACTTGATGATGATATGAAAAAAGATGTAattccaaaaaatatattaatgattGGACCAACAGGTGTAGGTAAAACTGAAATAGCTAGACGAATATCTATGTTTATAGATGCACCATTTATTAAAGTAGAAGCAACAAAGTTTACAGAAGTTGGATTTCATGGAAAAGATGTAGatcaaataattaaagATCTAGTTGAAATTGCAGtaaaaagacaaaaaaataaaatggaaacTGAAATAAAAGAACAAGCAGAAGAAGCTgtaaacaatataatattatattcccTTTTAGGTAGTGGAgtaaaagaagaagaaaaaaaaatatggaaaaaatatttaaaagaagGATTATtagatgataaaataattaatatagatataccaaattatataaataataataataatatgtttacTAATGACTCAGTTGAAAATGCTGTAAAAGAAGCATTAAGTAATcatcaaaatattaaaagtgtaaaaataatacatcaAAACATGaacaaacaaaatgataaaaaaacaatgacTATTAAAGAAgctaaacaaaaattattacaaataGAAATTGATTCATCTATTAATCAAGATGCTATTCTTAAAACAGCTATAAGTTCTGTTGAAGAAGAAGGTATAGTATTTATCGATGAAATTGATAAGATATGCTCAAaatcttcttcttcttaTAATGGACCAGATGCAAGTGCTGAAGGAGTTCAACGAGATTTACTACCATTGATTGAAGGATGtgttataaatacaaaatatggaaatataaatacaaattatattttatttattgcaTCTGGAGCTTTTCAAAGAGTTAAACCAAATGATATGCTAAATGAATTACAAGGAAGATTACCTGTACATGTAAATTTATCAAGTTTATCTATAAAAGATTTTATTGAAATTTTGACAAAAacacataataatttattaaaacaaaatatagcTTTACTAAAAACGGAAGGTATTGATCTCCAATTTACAGATGATGCAATTGAATCTATTGCAAATGCTGCACATGATATGAATACCTACATTGAAAATATTGGTGTTCGTCGATTACATAcaattattgaaaaaattatggaagaaattaattatgatgttcataaaaatgCTAACAAGTCCATTATCATTGATAAAGAGGTCGTTAAGAAATCTCTCGAAGGATTCATCAAGCAGTTTGACTTGAAGAAATACATCATTTAG